Proteins encoded within one genomic window of Hahella chejuensis KCTC 2396:
- a CDS encoding HD-GYP domain-containing protein, whose amino-acid sequence MPQNSRSLVKISVSELQVGMYVAQLDRPWEETRFVYQGFFIYDWRDIQELQAQCEFVFVQAETEVVEEEKTVTAPSGKKIRTRVKKEKTRLVHKAPAYRELTKAANSMGQAKQTIHDVFRAVKLGRDIDMKAVTVAVTDIVDSIMRNPNALQWLSLIKDKDDYTAEHCLRVCVLSIIIGREMGFNEPEMVDIGVCGMLHDVGKVKVPDEILNKPGSLDKDEFEIMKQHSQYGRDILISLSSAPKSAVDVAYSHHEKVDGTGYPRGLAAHQIPLKAKIVGVVDAYDAMTSARVYKDPMSALESLRIIYDVRGKHFDLEVAEFFIKTMGVYPAGHIAELNSGEVGIIVRSSNEHRLKPKVLLVLDEKKQLRKEAILDLSVNCLTDAGKPLRIKEIHPNGAFGVRLENYVKKGLRLAEYDD is encoded by the coding sequence ATGCCGCAAAATAGCCGATCCCTTGTCAAAATTTCTGTGTCCGAACTTCAGGTCGGCATGTATGTGGCGCAATTGGACCGTCCCTGGGAAGAAACCCGGTTCGTTTATCAGGGCTTTTTCATTTACGACTGGCGCGACATTCAGGAACTGCAAGCGCAATGCGAGTTCGTCTTTGTGCAGGCGGAAACGGAAGTGGTGGAGGAAGAGAAAACCGTCACCGCGCCCAGCGGTAAAAAGATCCGTACTCGGGTGAAGAAAGAAAAGACGCGTCTGGTGCACAAAGCGCCCGCCTATCGTGAGCTCACCAAAGCGGCCAATTCCATGGGGCAGGCCAAGCAGACGATTCATGATGTGTTCCGCGCCGTCAAGCTGGGGCGGGATATCGACATGAAGGCGGTAACCGTCGCCGTAACGGATATCGTCGACAGCATCATGCGTAATCCTAACGCACTGCAATGGCTGTCTCTGATCAAGGATAAGGATGATTACACCGCAGAGCATTGTCTGCGGGTCTGCGTGCTATCCATCATTATCGGACGGGAAATGGGGTTCAACGAGCCCGAAATGGTGGATATCGGCGTTTGCGGCATGCTGCATGACGTGGGCAAGGTGAAAGTGCCGGATGAAATTCTCAATAAACCAGGCAGTCTGGACAAGGATGAATTTGAGATCATGAAACAGCACTCCCAGTACGGCCGGGATATTCTTATCTCTTTGTCCTCTGCGCCCAAGAGCGCCGTTGACGTGGCCTACAGCCATCATGAAAAAGTGGATGGCACCGGTTATCCGCGAGGGTTGGCGGCGCATCAGATTCCACTCAAGGCGAAAATCGTCGGCGTCGTGGACGCCTATGACGCCATGACTTCCGCCCGGGTCTATAAAGATCCCATGTCCGCGCTGGAGTCTCTGCGCATCATCTATGACGTGAGAGGCAAGCACTTCGACTTGGAAGTGGCGGAGTTCTTTATCAAAACCATGGGGGTGTATCCAGCGGGCCACATCGCCGAACTCAATAGCGGCGAAGTGGGAATCATCGTCCGCTCCAGTAATGAACATCGCCTCAAGCCCAAGGTTTTACTGGTGCTGGATGAGAAAAAGCAACTGCGCAAAGAAGCCATTCTCGATCTTTCCGTTAACTGCCTCACCGATGCCGGCAAGCCCTTGCGCATCAAGGAAATCCACCCCAACGGCGCTTTTGGCGTGCGTTTGGAGAACTACGTGAAGAAAGGGCTGCGGCTCGCCGAATACGACGACTGA
- a CDS encoding LacI family DNA-binding transcriptional regulator: MPKKSKVTITDIARRVNMTTITVSRALTKPELVKKETLDRILEVARELNYVPNAFARNLKGSKSRLIGIITASLDNPFYSEMIKAISRAAKKRNYSIMLFDTDGSPELENKAMETMLSYQVDGIILSVVSDYDEYHPQYLEQLIHANIPVVQVDRRLSGAPFPGVYLDNLASGYKGGRYVLEQGHRHILALAGPEQSNISKQRLEGLKQALAECKEPTRLEVLYGDYTMQPAFENATAYFKQHKQSPDAVFGLNILITLGALKALRKLGNKRHNPAVFSIDEAPYADIFDFNIPCVHHDTYQMGHSAINMLLDRIENPGFEGSDIIIEGDLRASV; encoded by the coding sequence ATGCCCAAAAAGAGTAAAGTAACGATTACTGATATCGCCCGTCGGGTGAACATGACCACCATCACCGTATCCAGAGCATTAACCAAGCCGGAGCTGGTGAAGAAAGAAACTCTGGACCGGATACTGGAAGTGGCGCGGGAGCTGAATTACGTCCCCAACGCTTTCGCCCGCAACCTTAAAGGCAGTAAAAGCCGGCTGATCGGCATCATCACCGCCAGCCTGGACAACCCGTTCTACAGCGAGATGATCAAGGCCATCTCCCGCGCCGCCAAAAAGCGTAATTATTCCATCATGCTGTTCGACACTGACGGTTCTCCCGAGCTGGAAAACAAAGCCATGGAAACCATGCTCAGTTATCAGGTGGACGGCATCATTCTGTCGGTGGTGTCCGACTATGATGAATACCACCCGCAATATCTGGAGCAGCTGATTCACGCCAATATCCCGGTGGTGCAAGTGGACCGTCGCCTGTCGGGAGCGCCCTTCCCCGGCGTGTATCTGGATAATCTCGCAAGCGGCTACAAAGGCGGCCGTTATGTACTGGAACAGGGCCATCGCCATATCCTGGCGCTGGCGGGCCCGGAGCAGTCCAATATCTCCAAACAGCGCCTCGAAGGGCTGAAACAAGCGCTTGCCGAATGCAAAGAACCAACCCGACTGGAAGTGCTCTACGGCGACTACACCATGCAACCGGCGTTTGAAAACGCCACCGCCTACTTCAAACAGCATAAGCAATCACCGGATGCAGTGTTCGGTCTTAACATTCTGATCACCCTGGGCGCGCTTAAAGCGCTGCGTAAACTGGGGAACAAGCGCCACAATCCCGCCGTGTTCAGCATCGATGAGGCGCCCTATGCGGACATTTTCGATTTCAATATTCCCTGCGTACATCACGACACTTATCAGATGGGCCATTCCGCCATCAACATGCTGCTGGATCGTATTGAAAACCCTGGTTTCGAAGGAAGCGATATTATTATTGAGGGTGATTTGCGGGCTTCGGTCTAA
- a CDS encoding glycoside hydrolase family 48 protein, whose translation MDLTFKKRPLKGMLLPIAAAVSFATFCSHAQASAEEYNERFMEMWNKIHDPANGYFSADGGPYHSVETLIVEAPDHGHESTSEAYSYFLLLEAYYGKVTGDWSKLRNAWAKMEEHIIPTQEMQPTNNFYNPSKPASYAAEHAQPSGYPSQLEFGVPVGEDPISAKLAQTYGSWDVYGMHWLLDMDNIYGYGNLGDGVSTPSYINTFQRGEQESVWETVTHPSWESFKWGGPNGFLPLFTKDNNYSRQWRYTNAPDADARAVQVMYWAYQWIKEQGKDPEQEVPGLMAKAAKMGDYLRLAMFDKYFKKMGTQDKNAQGGKGYESAHYLMSWYYAWGGAADANAGWAFRIGSSHVHFGYQNPIAAMALSEFDPLKPRTPGATEDWATGLKRSMEFYTWLQSAEGGIAGGATNSWDGSYKPHPQDRADATFYGMVYDENPVYHDPGSGTWFGWQAWSMQRVAEYYYLKGDAQAKQLMDKWAPWVLSNINWLEDGSFEIPATLEWTGKPEKWDPANPKANTNLHVSVVDHGQDLGIAAGVAKALMFYAAAAEKYDTPQNEAKEASKKLLDAMWTHFKTPKGLAAPEKRGDYARFFDKVYVPGEFNGSMANGDAINSESTFLSMRSFYLDDPMFKQVEDALNSGEDPVFTYHRFWAQTEAATAYANYAALFEGDNPCDEGCAPTAQPLSVSTRVNKAVSITLKGTDSDGTVVGYTVSKPPQHGTLSGSGANLTYQPEAGFSGQDAFEYTVTDNSGEVSAPAKVSIDVAEASISLTSPADGAEFETGATITVKVNKEAGLQAQVILNGAVAATIAGDSDAAQVTLPTSEGSHSLLAKLLDEDGAVIATSNSISVKTKKAPSGDGLTCTVREDVWNSGFVAHITLTNNTNAVIDGWTVNIPLGATDQYTNGWSAQYSANGSVLKASNMSWNATLQPGASTSIGFQGTHGGDHAPIKCTE comes from the coding sequence ATGGACTTAACGTTCAAGAAAAGACCATTGAAGGGGATGCTGCTGCCTATCGCCGCAGCGGTTAGCTTCGCTACTTTCTGCTCTCACGCCCAGGCCAGCGCGGAAGAGTATAACGAGCGCTTTATGGAGATGTGGAACAAGATCCACGATCCGGCCAATGGCTACTTCAGCGCCGACGGCGGCCCTTATCATTCAGTGGAGACCCTGATCGTCGAAGCGCCTGATCATGGCCATGAATCAACCAGTGAAGCCTATTCCTACTTTCTGCTGCTGGAAGCCTACTACGGTAAAGTGACCGGCGACTGGAGCAAGCTGCGCAACGCCTGGGCGAAGATGGAAGAGCACATCATTCCCACCCAGGAAATGCAGCCGACCAATAATTTCTACAACCCCTCCAAGCCTGCGTCCTATGCGGCGGAGCATGCGCAGCCGTCCGGTTATCCGAGCCAGTTGGAATTCGGCGTTCCCGTCGGCGAAGACCCCATCTCCGCCAAACTGGCGCAGACCTACGGCAGCTGGGATGTCTACGGCATGCACTGGCTGCTGGATATGGACAACATCTACGGTTACGGCAACCTGGGCGATGGCGTCAGCACGCCTTCCTACATCAACACCTTCCAGCGCGGCGAGCAGGAGTCCGTGTGGGAAACCGTCACCCATCCTTCCTGGGAAAGCTTCAAGTGGGGCGGCCCCAATGGGTTCCTGCCCTTGTTCACCAAGGACAATAACTACTCCAGACAATGGCGCTACACCAACGCTCCAGACGCCGACGCCCGCGCGGTGCAGGTGATGTACTGGGCGTATCAGTGGATCAAGGAGCAGGGTAAAGACCCGGAACAGGAAGTACCTGGTTTGATGGCTAAGGCGGCCAAGATGGGGGACTACCTGCGTCTGGCCATGTTCGATAAATACTTCAAGAAAATGGGAACCCAGGACAAAAACGCCCAGGGAGGCAAAGGTTACGAGAGCGCTCACTATCTGATGTCCTGGTATTACGCCTGGGGCGGGGCGGCGGACGCTAACGCCGGTTGGGCGTTTCGCATCGGCAGCAGTCATGTGCATTTCGGTTATCAGAACCCTATCGCCGCCATGGCGTTGTCGGAATTCGATCCGTTGAAGCCGAGAACCCCTGGCGCCACGGAAGACTGGGCCACCGGCCTGAAGCGCTCCATGGAGTTCTATACTTGGTTGCAATCCGCAGAGGGCGGTATCGCCGGCGGCGCCACCAACAGCTGGGACGGCTCTTACAAGCCGCATCCCCAGGATCGCGCCGACGCCACGTTCTACGGCATGGTGTACGACGAAAATCCGGTGTATCACGACCCAGGCAGCGGTACCTGGTTCGGCTGGCAGGCCTGGTCCATGCAGCGCGTGGCGGAGTACTACTACCTGAAAGGGGACGCCCAGGCCAAGCAGTTGATGGACAAATGGGCCCCCTGGGTGTTGAGCAATATTAACTGGCTGGAAGACGGCTCCTTTGAAATTCCCGCCACCCTGGAATGGACCGGTAAACCGGAAAAATGGGACCCGGCCAACCCGAAGGCTAATACCAACCTGCATGTAAGCGTGGTGGATCATGGTCAGGACCTGGGTATCGCGGCGGGCGTAGCCAAGGCGCTGATGTTCTATGCGGCGGCGGCGGAAAAATACGATACGCCTCAGAACGAAGCCAAAGAAGCGTCCAAGAAACTGCTGGACGCCATGTGGACCCACTTCAAGACACCGAAAGGATTGGCGGCGCCGGAAAAACGCGGTGATTACGCACGCTTCTTTGACAAAGTCTACGTGCCGGGCGAGTTCAACGGTTCCATGGCTAACGGCGACGCCATCAACAGTGAGTCCACCTTCCTGAGCATGCGTTCGTTCTATCTGGACGATCCTATGTTCAAGCAGGTGGAGGACGCGTTGAACTCCGGTGAAGATCCTGTGTTCACCTATCACCGTTTCTGGGCGCAGACGGAGGCGGCGACCGCTTACGCCAACTACGCGGCATTGTTTGAAGGGGACAATCCTTGTGACGAGGGCTGCGCGCCCACAGCGCAACCGTTGTCCGTCTCCACCCGCGTCAACAAGGCGGTTTCCATCACGCTGAAAGGAACGGATAGCGACGGAACTGTCGTCGGTTACACCGTCAGCAAGCCGCCTCAGCATGGAACCCTGTCCGGCTCGGGCGCCAATTTGACCTATCAGCCCGAGGCGGGATTCAGCGGTCAGGATGCTTTTGAATACACCGTCACCGACAACAGTGGAGAGGTGTCCGCGCCAGCCAAGGTCAGTATCGATGTGGCGGAAGCCTCAATCAGTCTGACGTCTCCCGCGGATGGCGCTGAGTTCGAGACCGGCGCGACCATTACGGTCAAAGTCAACAAAGAAGCAGGCTTGCAAGCGCAAGTCATACTGAATGGGGCAGTCGCGGCGACTATCGCCGGCGATAGCGACGCCGCTCAGGTGACTTTGCCGACCAGCGAAGGATCGCACAGTCTGTTGGCGAAGTTGCTGGATGAAGACGGCGCCGTCATCGCCACTTCCAATAGCATCAGCGTGAAGACCAAGAAAGCGCCTTCCGGCGATGGCCTGACCTGTACTGTACGTGAAGATGTTTGGAACAGCGGATTTGTCGCGCACATTACACTGACCAATAACACCAATGCGGTGATTGATGGTTGGACAGTGAACATCCCGCTGGGCGCGACGGATCAATATACCAACGGCTGGAGCGCGCAATACAGCGCCAACGGTTCGGTGCTGAAAGCCTCCAACATGAGCTGGAATGCGACATTGCAGCCTGGCGCCTCCACCAGTATCGGCTTTCAGGGAACCCATGGCGGCGATCATGCGCCGATTAAGTGCACAGAGTAA
- a CDS encoding glycoside hydrolase family 9 protein translates to MNKLPVWALLGGCSLISAQGMAQENYGEALQKSIYFYEAQQSGVLPDWNRVEWRDDSAIQDGADVGKDLSGGWYDAGDHVKFGFPMAASATLLAWGAVEYRDAYEQSGQLPHLLNNLRFVADYFVKAHTAPNELWGQVGNGGVDHAWWGSAEVMPMARPSYKIDASCPGSDLAGETAAALAAIAMVFKPVDSAYANKLLTHASQLYEFANTYRGKYSDCITDASSYYKSWSGYQDELVWSALWLYRATGEASYLQQAKQEYQKLGGEGRQDVKAYKWGHAWDNKAYGSYVLMAQITGEAAYQADAERWLDYWTTGYNGERVNYTQGGLAYLDVWGANRYAANTAFIALVYADYLKNAGVKAEKAQTYYDFGRSQIEYLLGNNPAGVSYQIGYGANSPTNPHHRTAHGTWTNNLRTPEQSRHLLIGALVGGPDSNDNYADDRGDYVKNEVATDYNAGFTSALARLYLDFGGDPIPDSAFPQAEAKDEEFYVEAKLNSSGPRYVEIAAQVHNHSAWPARGSEQLRFRYWVDLSDEFAAGYGLQDVKVTTAYSQATEVSGLQPWGDPDDHIYYVDASFQGVNIYPGGQSESRREVQFRISLPTNSNASEWDNEGDPSWDSYDGAYKKAGKIALYDGAELVWGEEPGAGCGGDSGVNCLPQAQSLSVNTNKDEAVDIVLQGEDSDGSIVAYEYTQPAHGSVTGTGPAVTYMPHPGYHGLDAFTYTVLDNDGGRSPQAQVDINVDAPDLPALEITDPADGFEVSPGQSFTVRYRLDNAAGVRVYLNDVVAGEGGLSGAIEVAAPTAEGDYTLKLIALSSDGQEIDDASDAILIKVAEPDAGGDISCSVGGLNVWNTGYVLGDVKVVNNSSSSINGWEVVLTFDEPTSIVNLWNGAHTLSADGKTLTVKNMPYNGSLGPDAATSFGLQGVHDGSFSPPTCTAR, encoded by the coding sequence ATGAATAAACTACCAGTATGGGCCCTGTTAGGCGGATGCTCTCTCATCTCCGCTCAGGGAATGGCGCAGGAGAACTACGGGGAAGCCCTGCAAAAGTCCATTTATTTCTATGAAGCCCAACAGTCCGGCGTTTTGCCGGACTGGAACCGCGTTGAATGGCGTGACGATTCCGCCATTCAGGACGGCGCGGATGTCGGGAAGGATCTCAGTGGCGGCTGGTACGACGCCGGCGATCACGTCAAGTTCGGTTTCCCCATGGCGGCGTCGGCGACCTTATTAGCCTGGGGAGCGGTGGAGTACCGGGACGCTTACGAGCAATCAGGACAACTACCGCATCTCCTCAACAACCTGCGTTTTGTCGCAGACTATTTCGTAAAAGCCCACACCGCGCCCAATGAGCTGTGGGGGCAGGTCGGCAATGGCGGCGTCGATCACGCATGGTGGGGCTCCGCTGAAGTCATGCCGATGGCGCGCCCATCCTATAAAATCGACGCCAGTTGTCCGGGCTCGGATCTGGCGGGAGAAACCGCCGCGGCGCTGGCGGCGATCGCCATGGTTTTCAAGCCGGTGGACAGCGCATACGCCAATAAACTGCTGACTCACGCCAGCCAGTTGTACGAGTTCGCCAATACCTATCGCGGTAAATATTCCGACTGCATCACTGACGCCAGCAGCTATTACAAATCCTGGAGCGGCTATCAGGATGAACTGGTCTGGTCCGCGCTATGGTTGTATCGCGCCACCGGCGAAGCCAGCTATCTGCAGCAGGCGAAACAGGAATATCAAAAGCTGGGCGGAGAAGGGCGGCAGGACGTCAAAGCCTACAAATGGGGGCACGCCTGGGACAATAAAGCCTACGGCTCCTATGTCTTGATGGCGCAGATCACCGGCGAAGCAGCCTATCAGGCGGATGCGGAGCGTTGGCTGGATTATTGGACGACCGGCTACAACGGCGAGCGGGTGAATTATACCCAGGGCGGACTGGCGTATCTGGATGTGTGGGGCGCCAACCGTTACGCCGCCAACACCGCTTTTATCGCGTTGGTTTACGCAGACTATCTGAAAAACGCCGGCGTTAAGGCGGAGAAAGCGCAGACCTATTACGATTTCGGCCGCAGCCAGATTGAATATCTGCTGGGAAACAATCCGGCGGGCGTCAGCTATCAGATCGGTTATGGCGCTAACTCTCCCACCAACCCCCATCATCGTACGGCCCATGGAACCTGGACCAACAACCTGCGCACGCCGGAGCAATCCCGCCATTTGTTGATTGGGGCGCTGGTAGGCGGTCCCGATAGCAATGACAACTATGCGGATGATCGCGGCGATTATGTAAAAAACGAAGTGGCTACGGATTATAACGCTGGCTTTACGTCAGCCTTGGCGCGACTTTATCTGGATTTTGGCGGCGACCCGATACCCGACAGTGCTTTCCCGCAGGCGGAAGCAAAAGATGAAGAGTTTTATGTGGAAGCCAAGTTGAATTCCAGCGGTCCCCGTTATGTGGAAATCGCCGCGCAAGTGCATAATCACAGCGCCTGGCCGGCGCGAGGCAGCGAGCAGCTGCGCTTCCGCTATTGGGTGGACCTGTCAGACGAATTCGCCGCCGGTTATGGTTTGCAGGATGTAAAAGTCACCACCGCCTACAGCCAGGCGACGGAAGTGAGCGGCCTGCAACCCTGGGGCGATCCAGACGATCATATCTACTACGTAGACGCTTCTTTTCAGGGCGTGAACATCTATCCTGGCGGTCAGTCTGAGTCCCGCAGGGAAGTGCAGTTCAGAATTTCCCTGCCGACCAATAGCAACGCCAGTGAGTGGGATAACGAAGGCGATCCGTCCTGGGACAGCTATGACGGCGCCTACAAAAAAGCGGGCAAAATCGCTCTGTATGACGGCGCTGAACTAGTCTGGGGCGAAGAACCCGGCGCAGGTTGCGGCGGCGACTCCGGCGTCAACTGCCTGCCGCAGGCGCAATCATTAAGCGTGAATACGAATAAGGACGAGGCGGTCGACATCGTCTTGCAGGGCGAAGACAGCGATGGCTCCATCGTCGCCTATGAATACACGCAACCCGCCCATGGCTCCGTGACAGGAACAGGCCCAGCGGTCACCTATATGCCCCATCCCGGATATCACGGCCTGGACGCCTTCACCTACACCGTATTGGACAATGACGGCGGACGCTCGCCGCAGGCGCAGGTTGACATCAACGTAGACGCGCCGGATCTGCCAGCGCTAGAGATCACTGATCCTGCTGACGGATTCGAAGTGAGTCCGGGGCAATCCTTCACCGTGCGCTATCGCCTGGATAACGCCGCCGGCGTTCGCGTGTATCTCAATGATGTAGTCGCCGGGGAAGGGGGCTTGTCGGGTGCAATTGAGGTCGCAGCGCCAACAGCGGAAGGAGATTACACCCTGAAGCTGATTGCGCTGTCCTCCGATGGCCAGGAAATCGACGACGCTTCTGACGCGATCCTCATCAAGGTCGCCGAACCGGACGCAGGCGGGGATATCTCCTGCAGCGTCGGCGGACTGAATGTCTGGAATACCGGCTATGTGCTGGGTGACGTCAAAGTCGTCAATAACTCATCGTCTTCTATCAATGGATGGGAAGTCGTTCTCACCTTTGATGAACCCACTTCTATCGTGAACCTGTGGAACGGGGCGCACACGCTGTCCGCGGACGGTAAAACCCTCACCGTGAAAAACATGCCTTACAACGGCTCATTAGGGCCCGACGCGGCGACCAGCTTTGGTCTGCAAGGCGTTCACGATGGAAGTTTCTCACCGCCAACCTGCACCGCCAGATAA
- a CDS encoding methyl-accepting chemotaxis protein: MKIRPLFLTIFGVIIASTLANFLLAFYLRSEVSSLKQTTENRYASYQRADELRQSSDDLTRLARTYVVTGESKYKDMYQAVLDIRNGVKSRPEEYHRIYWDLVLNAGDKPKPDGDMISLQKMMENLGFSKKEFDLLKEAQNNSDGLVNLEVEAMKAVESGNPERARELMHGQDYHREKAKIMRPIDEFFKALEARTSQQLSGIQNTVSDIILALICFLILLTSAAIVGYLVVLKKIERPVLSLYRLIGDVEKNADLTLRSDYGSQDEIGMMAKGFNSLVGRFRDILGDARSLISHVADDSSIVARLTADSNARIERQANETDMVATAITEMTAAMEEVAASTNEAKTSVAEATEYAATANGVGRQSINNMKRLKTCFDDASGQVNALSQEFSQIENVLQVIKSIAEQTNLLALNAAIEAARAGEQGRGFAVVADEVRTLAKRTQESTGEIESNIAKLREGMDNTVTSMSNGLGEVSRSSESVAQTMKSLEQIASSIDAINNLSLQIASATEEQSATIGSIDQSVGAVRDLAEETTQDLRALEEKAKSLSQLTRGLQSKIQVFKLP; the protein is encoded by the coding sequence ATGAAGATTCGTCCGTTATTCCTGACCATTTTCGGTGTGATAATCGCCAGCACCCTGGCCAACTTTCTGTTGGCGTTTTACCTGCGCTCGGAAGTGTCGTCGCTGAAACAGACCACGGAAAACCGCTACGCTTCCTATCAGCGGGCGGATGAATTGCGGCAGAGTTCGGACGACCTGACCCGGCTGGCGCGAACCTATGTGGTGACTGGCGAATCCAAATATAAGGACATGTATCAAGCGGTTCTGGATATTCGTAATGGCGTCAAATCCCGTCCGGAGGAATATCATCGTATTTACTGGGACCTGGTGTTGAATGCGGGGGATAAACCCAAGCCGGACGGCGATATGATTTCTCTGCAAAAGATGATGGAGAATCTTGGCTTCTCGAAAAAAGAATTTGATCTGCTCAAAGAGGCGCAGAATAACTCGGATGGACTGGTGAATCTGGAAGTCGAGGCGATGAAGGCGGTGGAAAGCGGAAATCCGGAGCGCGCCAGAGAGCTGATGCATGGCCAGGACTATCACCGTGAGAAAGCCAAAATCATGCGTCCCATTGATGAGTTTTTCAAAGCGCTGGAGGCGCGGACCAGTCAGCAGCTTTCCGGTATTCAGAATACGGTATCGGATATTATCCTGGCGCTGATCTGTTTCCTGATTTTGCTGACCAGCGCCGCCATCGTTGGTTATCTGGTTGTACTCAAGAAGATCGAAAGACCGGTGTTGAGCCTGTACCGGTTAATTGGCGATGTGGAGAAAAACGCGGACTTAACCCTGCGCTCCGATTATGGCAGTCAGGATGAGATCGGCATGATGGCGAAAGGTTTTAACAGCCTCGTCGGGCGCTTTAGAGATATTCTTGGCGATGCGCGATCCCTGATCAGCCATGTGGCGGACGACTCCTCCATCGTCGCCCGCCTGACCGCGGACTCCAACGCCAGAATCGAGAGGCAGGCGAACGAAACGGATATGGTGGCGACCGCGATTACCGAAATGACCGCTGCAATGGAGGAGGTGGCCGCGTCCACCAATGAAGCCAAGACGTCCGTTGCGGAAGCGACGGAATACGCCGCCACCGCCAACGGAGTGGGGCGGCAGTCCATCAACAACATGAAGCGCTTGAAAACCTGCTTCGACGACGCCTCCGGCCAGGTCAACGCGCTGTCGCAAGAGTTTTCCCAGATTGAGAATGTCCTTCAGGTTATCAAAAGCATCGCCGAGCAGACCAATCTCCTCGCGCTTAATGCGGCGATCGAAGCGGCCCGCGCGGGCGAGCAGGGGCGTGGATTCGCCGTGGTGGCGGACGAAGTGAGAACGCTGGCCAAACGTACGCAGGAATCGACGGGAGAAATCGAATCCAACATCGCCAAACTGAGAGAAGGCATGGACAATACCGTTACTTCAATGAGTAACGGCCTCGGAGAGGTGTCCCGCAGCAGTGAGTCAGTGGCGCAAACCATGAAGTCGCTGGAGCAGATCGCCTCCAGCATAGACGCCATCAACAATCTGAGTCTGCAAATCGCTTCCGCCACGGAAGAGCAATCGGCGACCATTGGCTCCATTGACCAAAGCGTCGGGGCGGTCAGAGATTTGGCGGAAGAAACCACTCAGGATCTGCGCGCCTTGGAGGAAAAGGCGAAATCCTTAAGCCAGTTGACCCGTGGACTACAGAGTAAAATTCAGGTCTTCAAGTTGCCTTGA
- a CDS encoding response regulator — protein sequence MTAAKPRILVIDDEPQILRFLRISLRSEGYEVLQAGSATEGLMLAATEAPDAIVLDLGLPDMDGQEALRQLRRTCRTPVLVLSVRSSETEKVEALDNGANDYVTKPFGIREFVARIRVLLRDREPAALRPSADIYHSAGLHIDFVKRSVTLDGEDIHLSKKEYALLARLAATPDHVVTQQQLLAEIWGPTHKEDTHYLRIVVAKLRNKLGDAPSAPRFLVTEQGVGYRLITYEAE from the coding sequence TTGACCGCCGCCAAGCCGCGTATACTTGTTATCGACGATGAACCGCAGATTCTGCGCTTTCTGCGTATCAGCCTGCGCTCGGAAGGCTATGAAGTATTGCAGGCAGGCTCCGCCACTGAAGGATTAATGTTGGCGGCCACCGAAGCGCCGGACGCGATCGTACTCGATCTGGGACTGCCGGACATGGACGGCCAGGAAGCGTTGAGGCAATTGCGACGCACCTGCCGCACGCCAGTATTGGTCTTATCTGTGCGCTCTTCAGAGACGGAAAAAGTGGAGGCGCTGGATAACGGGGCCAACGATTACGTCACCAAGCCCTTCGGCATTCGCGAGTTCGTCGCCCGTATCAGAGTGCTGCTGCGCGATCGTGAACCCGCAGCGTTGCGCCCCTCCGCAGACATCTACCATTCCGCCGGCCTGCACATCGACTTTGTGAAGCGCTCGGTGACGCTGGACGGTGAAGACATTCATCTTTCCAAGAAAGAATACGCCCTGCTGGCCCGGCTGGCGGCCACGCCTGACCATGTGGTGACGCAGCAGCAGTTGCTGGCGGAGATCTGGGGGCCAACCCACAAGGAGGACACGCACTATCTGCGCATTGTGGTGGCCAAACTGAGAAATAAACTGGGCGACGCCCCCTCCGCTCCCCGCTTTCTAGTGACGGAACAGGGCGTCGGCTACCGGCTGATTACCTATGAGGCGGAATAA